The sequence below is a genomic window from Flavobacterium lipolyticum.
CGGATTGTTGGATAAAAAATTCAAATGGGACAATAAAACCTATTTGAATCTGGTGTCGATTCCTCTTAAAAACAGCAATTCCACGGATTCTATAGTGCATTATTTTGCCAAAGAGTTAAAAAGCGGGATGCATGAGGCAAACGCGGTTTTTACAAAAGATGGTAAAACGATTTATTTTACGCGAAACAATTCCAAGAATAAAAGCAAGAAAACAAACGAACAGAAAATTTCGAATCTTCAAATCTTTAAAGCCGAACTGGTGGAAGGGAAATGGAAAAATGTAACGTCTCTTCCGTTTAACAGTTCAGAATATTCAGTAGAACATCCCGCTTTGAGTCCGGATGAAAAAGTGTTGTACTTTGCATCAGACATGCCGGGGACTTTGGGTTCCTTTGATATTTATTCGGTAAACATTAATAAAGGAGCATTTGATACACCCCGAAATTTAGGACCAACAATTAATACCGACAAAAGAGAACAATTTCCCTTTGCTTCAACCGATCAAAAACTCTATTTTTCTTCTGACGGACATTTGGGTTATGGGTCACTTGATGTTTTTGTTTCCGATATTAAAGGAAACGACTATAGTAAACCGGTGAATGTGGGGCAGCCTTTGAATTCAAATGGAGATGATTTTTCTTTTAATATCGATGCCGATACCAAAGAAGGCTATTTTGCTTCTAATAGAGAGGGAGGAAAAGGGAGTGATGATATTTATCAGATTAAGGAAATCAAAGATCTGATTGTAGAAGATTGTAAACAATTTATTGCAGGAGTTATTACAGATGTTGATACCAAGCTGCCTCTGGAAAATGCGATAGTGACCTTGCAGAATTCAGATCAAAAGATTCTGAGCTCAACAATTACTTCTGCAGATGGGAAGTTCAGTTTTACAGTGGATTGCGAAAGTTCGTTTACGGTTTTAAGCTCCAAGGAAAATTACACAAGTGAATCGAGAACCATCTCTTCTGGAAAAATCAGAGATGCAAGTCATGATGCTTCGATGGCATTAAGATCTTTAGAAGTTATAAAACAGGAAGAACTGCAAATCACAGAAAAGAAAAGAAAAGAAGAACAGCAGCTTGCAGAAAAGAAAAGACAGGAGGAAGAAATTGATACGAAACGAAGAAAAGAAAGAGAAGCATTGGCTGCTATTGCTTTAAAAGAAGCCGATAAAAGGGCGAAGGCAGACGAAATTATCGCAAAAGATATTAGAAA
It includes:
- a CDS encoding OmpA family protein, which translates into the protein MKNRKKLLVIIFVFLIQFLQAQDFELGRAKRFFDKTHYAEAIILYEKLAENKPSQEVIRNLADSYFYTNDLIKAQRYYRLLIQNYGNGLDRNYYFRYAQTLKASNSYDDANAALKEYYSKSDHSDAVSNFEKELKTLENVSAIGKRYELKNLAINTPNSEFGAVKYKENLVFAGVKLKPGLLDKKFKWDNKTYLNLVSIPLKNSNSTDSIVHYFAKELKSGMHEANAVFTKDGKTIYFTRNNSKNKSKKTNEQKISNLQIFKAELVEGKWKNVTSLPFNSSEYSVEHPALSPDEKVLYFASDMPGTLGSFDIYSVNINKGAFDTPRNLGPTINTDKREQFPFASTDQKLYFSSDGHLGYGSLDVFVSDIKGNDYSKPVNVGQPLNSNGDDFSFNIDADTKEGYFASNREGGKGSDDIYQIKEIKDLIVEDCKQFIAGVITDVDTKLPLENAIVTLQNSDQKILSSTITSADGKFSFTVDCESSFTVLSSKENYTSESRTISSGKIRDASHDASMALRSLEVIKQEELQITEKKRKEEQQLAEKKRQEEEIDTKRRKEREALAAIALKEADKRAKADEIIAKDIRKKEKTAQILAQEKDVVKDSKGRLIIKTDPIYFDYNLWYIRKESKVVLGRVVELMKKYPDMVIEIGSHTDSRGNEKFNANLSQKRASSTRDFILESGINAKRVTAKGYGESVPIVKCNPDEACSEEEHELNRRSEFVIKDL